GACCAATAACTTGAGTATTAATATTGTATTGATGTTTCTAATCCTCTTTTTGAGGATAGTACCACCATTCCTTATTCCGGGTGTCTCTCAGATGTATATGTTCTCCCAAAATGCTCTAATTAATTGACTGCTTTAATACTTCAGACGTTAGTTGTAGTAAATTCTTGTGGCCAGGTCCACATTAAACACAAGCTCAGTTCATAGTGCAAATCACATCATATTTTAGTCGAAATCTTGTCGGAATAAAGTGTTGGCTATGTGGCAGTGACGTGATTACTCTCTTTTTGTCACAACAGATGAAAGTCTTCTATTTGAAAGCAAATCACTAAATATTTCTGAGACTAATTGTTTTTTAGTCAGTGACGAATTGTGATTTCTTTCAATGTTTAGAGCAAAGCTGGAAAAGCTAGAGTTCATTTTTctattattgaaatatttgtttcttttggtGTAATTTTTCCAGTATTTATTGTACTAGTCCAAATAAAAAGCTATTACTAACATACACCTCCAGAGTCTACTGGTTTGTTTTTCTCCAACCATATTAGATGTTCAGGTTCTACAAATTTAATGATTATAATAACAAGATAAGCTAAAAAGTATGATAATCCAGTTTGAACCAATGTtatcaaatacttttattttaaacaaaagtgaAAAGTGTAACAAAGTATACTCCTTAATTAATACAAAGTGgccatatcaataaaaaaaaaaaaatcccctttgaAGACAATTGATTTTTAAGCAGCTgctatgtttaatataatttttcttgcTTAAGAGTCTCATAAAGTAAAAAAGAatccaaaataatatttacatatttacaaaaaaaaaattaaaatcacaaacctCCTAAGGGTTTACCATTCAAGCAGTCTATAAAGGCACAGTGTGATCTAAATGGGCATGCATCAGAGCACATGACCACCTGATCTCCGACCAAAGAAAGGGATTCACAAACTGTCAAATTATTTACACACGTAGCAAAGTACACAGAGAAATCTTGCAAGAGTACTGAATGTCATCTGGTAATGCCTCTTTAAAGATGCAAGTGAATATGCAATGCAACAATAAGAGATAATGCTTTGAGATTGTCATCAGGATGTTTGTAAGACTGGAATGTTTGGTTGTTTCATATAAAGACCATTTTCCATCTATCCctgagattttttaatgttcatcTTCATCTTTTGAATCACTGCTATCGCCCAATCCCAGATCTTCAATGTCGTCATCATCAGGATACTCTTCTTCCACCAAACGTCGCTGTAACTCTTCAAGACCCAAGAAGCGCTTCAGAAGTGCAGCAAGTGCCTCAACATCACTGAATATAagaaaaatggtaataatatgcTTAACTGtcaagaaaataatgtcacattgcaaaaaaataatggCGTAAAAATACTTTGGTGTGATTCATTTATTAGATTGCTTTTACTGTTTTATCTCTTGTAAAGCATCTTTGAGTACCCTGAAAAGagcttattttattataaaaaaatgatttttttaaatatacaaatatatttgttatattgctATTTATcgttacaattttaatatattttaaatggttatttattcAGCAGCCAATCCTCCAgtcttcattttaaataattttaatatactgatttagtgttaaatttttaataatggttcttcttattataattattattatgaatgttgagaaatgtctttgctgcttaatatttatgtggactTCTTTTCTTAATtgaattattgtttattaatttttaattatttgcgtGAGCCCAGCGTGGCACTTTGTGTAAGAGGGTGAGAGAAACCTGTCGCTAGACGCAGCACCAACAGGTAACCCTTCCCCAAATACCTCACCCTCTCCTCCTGAACGCTCACGTCCCGCAGGTGTCGCAGATCTAACACCACTGAGCCAGAGAAAACAACACGTCATACAGTGCAAAATAAACAGCAACATATAACACAAAACTCACCTCTCTCGTGTCCTCTTTTCCACATAGTCAATATCATGGTATAGAGACTAAACGTCTTTAATTCTACCTCGTTCTTAGATTTATCAAATACCGCCTCCTAAAGACAAAACAAGACAGATTGTTAGGACAGCTGAGCACATCCAGTACAGATGTGGCGTGTGTGTAAATGTCTCCCACCTCCCATTCCTCCATATTCTGTAGAGCCACAAAAAAGCAGCCTGTCACATAGAACATCTTCCATAATATGCTGtctacaacaaaagacaaaagacaaagTGAGCGACACAGATCACAAAAATACTTCCTTTTACTGTTTTATTCACTTCCAGGGTTATTAGACattcaggaaacatttctcacCAGCGCTGTAATAGGCTGCCGCTAGTCCAACTGAAGCAATTCCTGTGAAAAGAGGAAGTAGGAAcacattaaaagatattttatgttGCACGTGGTACACACTTCTACACACTTCACCAAATTCTCTCTTTACAAATGATCTCATACCAACAAGGAGGGACCAGGATCTGATCCCAGGAGACCTCTTCAGATGCAGAAGATCAGATGTGTGTTTCTCTACGACCATATACCCCATCTGTAAATACATTTCAGATGTTTTGGAACACATAAAATATCTAGCTGGAGGTTTCCAGTAATGTGTGTAGCATCACTGTACTCATCATAACATGCCAGAATACTGGCAGCAGCTTTGAACAAAGGAAAGCTTACCTTTAATACTGCTCACCTTTAAGGTGTTTTATGAACAGAATACTGTATATAATCATATTAAACCTGAGCAGCTTCGTATACTCTTGAAATAGGACAAGGACAACACCCTCATTAATGTGATCACAGATGCCCTGCCATAAACTGACAGCATGTGAAAGCATACTTACCTTAATAAGTCGCGTTCctcttttaaacaattaaatataattcttttcaaaatatatcaaatctAAAAGTTGGAAATTTGCAATAGAAAACTGGAGCAAAACAGATTAAGGAAACAAAATGTGTAGATCGTGCAACACGCATGAACCCGCCTTCGAATGACGTTGACTTCCGCTCAGCGGTTTCCGGTCCTGATTGGGCAGGCGGCCTCCTTTCTGCACGATTGCGAAGTTCAAAAAAAGCTTGAGCCGTGGCTCGCGAATAATCTGACATATCTGCATGAATATAGTAAGCTCGTGATTATTTGAAGACTGCACTAACAGTTATGTAGATTTGAAATGTCTATAAATCCAAAGCGTTTTAGTAAATGATGCAATGCCCGTGTTAAAATGTCATATGATATGGCATaactaaaatatctcaaaatattctTACATACGACTAAAATGAGTCTTTACAGTAAAGCAAGCGTTGTTGCTGATTCACGCATGCGTGTCCATCCAGGCAAGGAGTCATTCtcgcgaatcggttctttcaaACAGTTCGGTTCTATGAACCGAATGAACAATTCAGAGGTACCTTTACGTCATTCCGGTGTGGCATATTACATACTGtaagcacattttttattatactgtGTTAACTGTGGATTGGagattattattgtaaatgtattatgtCCCAGTTCATTTCGTTGCAGTCATGATTCGAGTCCAGTCGAACGTCAACGTCCGTAATCCGCCTAATCATGAATCATGTCTGAAAGAGTTGGTTCAGTGAGTTGGTGACTCGAGAACGAATCAACGAAATCATGAAAAAGATTCGACTCAAAAGGACGGCTCGTTCACGAATCGGACAGCGTTTAAGGACAATGGAGTCGGATGCACCGGAGTCAAACCGAGCCGAGAGCTTTCTACCGCGAATGTGTCCCATTCGGATTAGTCAGAGTTATGAAACGGAGGCCTGGATGAACATCAGTGTTATATGACCGCAGTGCGCTGTTTTCTGATGACCAGCTCGCGCGCTTTCAAGTGTCATTAGGAGAAGTTCCCTGCTGTAAAGACTGCTGCTTCGTCTCCTGGGCTTCCCCCTGAACAATAAGGGCTTCATGTGATTTTTATGTGAGTTGAGTGgcctgttttttgtttgggtttagttTACGCTTTATTTTAGCACTCAGACACTCGGTAACGTTAGGTAATGGGACAGGTGGTTAAGTAACGTTAAATATCACGGTTATCTAAGAACATCGAAGTCGGAGCTTTTGAGGATATTATTACCCTGTCACGTTGAGAAAATGAATGTAATCCAACCACTTAACCTGTGATTATGTACAAAAGCATGAGAGATCCTCAAAACAGTAATCAGGTGAAACTGAATAGAGTATATCATTATCACATTTCCCTTAAATTTGAGCTTCGGTGAATGTTTGAGGTTAATAACTGGTTTTTagtaactgtattttaattttaaaacccgCTCTTTaggttaaatatttgtttttggtgtcATATAACATTCAGAATACTCCATAAATACAGAAAGCTGCAGAGAGACGGTTTATTATCTTTTCACAGGGCACTGAACATTTCAGGAGCTCCTCATACAATGTCTGAAGTCAGTATTGGACggaaaaaagaaaagtgtgagaATTGCACTAAACAGGTAATAAATAAGTTTGATACTGATGTATGTCTTACCTAAATGCAATAGTATACGTGCGAGTTTTGGTTTCTGTCTGAATCAGAGGCTGTTCTCCTTATTTATCTAGTCACTAATCACTGTTTATTTCCAATTCTTAGTGCAACAAGAAACAGAGTGAGGAAGGTATAAACTCTCTGCAGGAGAAAGGTGTTGCCACTGGAGAGGTATTCATGATATGTGTCAGACACACTCATTGAGTTGCACTCATCTGATAAACTGTGGTTTGCATCTGTTGTCTTGCATGTGTTTGGTCTGGGGGAGGATGAATGAACAAATTTGTTTTGATAATCTGATCCATGCTTTTCCTCAGGTGAAAGAGTCTACCTCAGTTCAGCAGGTGTTGTTGAGCGCGTGTCTGTCCTGTGACGGCTGCGTATCAGAGGATGAAGGCCAGAGAATCTCTCAGCAAAATCTGGAAGAGATCAACCGTGTGCTTGCCCTCAATAAGGTAGTGTAGTGTAAGCCTGAAAAATGCCAGACTTTGGAAAGACGGACTGTGTGGATGTATCTCacgttgttgtttttgtgtgttttgcagaaaTGTGACACTTCGAAGCACAAAATTCTTGTGGTGTCTGTGTGTCCCCAGTCGCTGCCATTTTTTGCTATTAAATTTCAGCTGGATGTTCCAGCAGCTGCAAAGAAACTCTGTGGCTTCCTAAAGAGTGTGGGTATGTCTGGACGCCACATTTGCTTTGAAGTCACTGTCACTTTGCCAACATCCTTAATCAAATACTATAGGAAAAATTTGCCATGTGCAATCTGACCAAGCTAAAAACTGTCCTAAATATTTGTACACATCAGTGTTATTCCAGTATCTtttatatattactatagtttttattattattttgtattgggtttcattttaatattttactgtttacatttaagtttagtaattttatgtgattttttttttttttttgtcgttcaatttatttttttaatttcattttcatttcagttgtagtttatttatttacagctagtaattttagtatttaaagcTTATTTCAGTTAATCGCCAAgggaaaaaagttttatttttagtttcagtttttccatctaatgtttacattttttattaattttagatatatttcaattaacaaatgtttttaatagtttaagttaaCAACAGTTACC
This region of Cyprinus carpio isolate SPL01 chromosome B12, ASM1834038v1, whole genome shotgun sequence genomic DNA includes:
- the LOC109053167 gene encoding cytochrome b-245 chaperone 1 homolog, whose protein sequence is MGYMVVEKHTSDLLHLKRSPGIRSWSLLVGIASVGLAAAYYSADSILWKMFYVTGCFFVALQNMEEWEEAVFDKSKNEVELKTFSLYTMILTMWKRGHERVVLDLRHLRDVSVQEERVRYLGKGYLLVLRLATGFSHPLTQSATLGSRSDVEALAALLKRFLGLEELQRRLVEEEYPDDDDIEDLGLGDSSDSKDEDEH